The genomic window CCTGGTCCTCCAACCTTAATGGCTGTTGCGACCCCGATGATATTTCCCGTACCAACAGTGGCGGCTAGAGCCGTACAGAGAGCAGCAAAGCTCGACACGTCACCATGTCCCTTGTCCTTGGTAAAGATCAACTGAAAGGCCTTAGGGAGACGAGCCACCTGCAAAAGGCCTAGTCGGATGGTCAAATAGATACCTGTTCCGACCAATAAGATCAAGAGGGGAGGCCCCCAAACGAAAGCATCAAGCGCTTTAAGCAATTCTAACATTTCCTACTCCTATCTTTCAACCCCAAAAGAAAGAGCACATGCAAGATACATGTACTCTGGAATGCTTAGATAAATGCCAAAAAGCGGTCTATCCTAGCTCTGTCCTTTTACCTGAGAGTTTGAGCAGTTACCTGCCTTGCCCCTTCGGTGCCTTTACGGTCTCTCCAGAGTTCCGTCCATTTACAGTCATGGAAAACAAACCTTTCTCCACTTCTATTAAACTTCATTCGGTGTTGGTATTTTATTTTTTATTATTCTACAAGAAAAGTTAGCCTTTGTCAATATATTCTATGAAAATTTTTGACTTTTCATTTCTTTTTTCAGAAAGGTTGACTCCTTCTTCTCTCTATCCTTTAAAGGTTACAATGGTGGCGCCACTGCCTCCAGCATTTTGTGGGGCATAGCCGAAACTCTTGACATGCTTATTTCTTTGCAGGTATTTAGTGACGCCCTCCCGGATGACTCCCGTACCGATACCGTGGATAATGTCTACCTGCGCCATGTTATTAAGCAGGGCTTGGTCGATAAAGGCGTCCAGCTCATTCATGGCCTCTTCGTACCGTTTGCCTCGGAGATCCAGTCTGGCTTGCGGACCACGACCAGAAGCACGTTTGACGACATTGACTTGTTTTTTCTTGACTGGAGCTTCTTGTTGGGCCTGAACAAGGTCAAATTCTTTCTCTTCCAAGGTCATCTTGATCAAGCCAACTTGGGCTTCCCAGCGGCCGTCCTTAAGCCGATTGGTCAAAGTTCCACGTTGGCCATAACTGAGGACCACGATATCATCTCCCACCTTTGGAGCTCGTTTTTTCTTGGCCTTTTGAAGAACCTTGTTTTTAGACAAGTCGACTTTTTCAGGAGCTAGTTTTTTCAGTTCTGCCTTGGCTTCAATGATTTCGTGGGGCTTGAGTTGAGACTTGCTGTGAAGATTCTTGAGAATCTGGTCACTCTCACTTAGAGCGAGTTCCACAATCTCGGCAGCTTGTTCACGCGCCTTGTTGAGCTCAGTTTCCTTTTCACGATTGAGTTCGTTGTAGAGTTTTTTGAGCGCCCGGTTCATCTTGAGGTTTTCTTGCTCCACCTCACGGATATTGTCCAAGCGTTTACGGCTTTCAAGCGTTTGCTCTTCCAATTGTTCAATGATGCGGTTGACATCATTATCTTGATTGACCTGCTGGCTGGCATCTCCTACGATGACATCTGACAAGCCCAGACGTTTGGCAATTTCAAAGGCATTACTTCGACCAGGAACTCCCTGCATAAAGCGATAGGTCGGACGCAAGCTGGCTGTATCAAACTCCATGCTGGCATTTTGCACAAAGGCTGTTTCGATACCGTAGGCCTTGAGCTCTGGATAGTGGGTCGTCGCCATGGTCTTGACCTGACGGAGACGAAGATCCTCCAAAATAGCCATAGCAAGCGCTGCTCCTTCCTGCGGATCGGTCCCTGCCCCAAGCTCATCTAGCAATAAGAGCGAGTGCTGATTGACCTTGCCAAGAATATCTACGATATTGGTCATGTGACTGGAGAAGGTAGACAAGCTTTGCTCGATAGACTGCTCATCCCCAATATCCGCGAAGATTTCCTCGAAAACACCGACACGGCTCCCCTTATCAGCTAAGATTGGCAAGCCAGATTGGGCCATAAGTTGAGTCAAGCCCAGGGTTTTGAGCATGATGGTCTTCCCACCAGTATTGGGACCTGTAATGACAATGGCCGTTAATTCCTTACCAAAGTGTACATCGTTTGCAACAGCATTTTTGACCAAAGGATGGCGCACATGAAGGAGTTGAATCACTTGATTCTCTGAAAGTTGAGGAACAACTGCTTGTCTTTCTTGGATGAAACGCACCTTGGCACGAATCAAGTCTAAATGGCCGATAATCCAAGCGTCATTAGCAATCTCTGCAGCATGAGGGCGGATCCGTTCTGAGAGCTCCTGCAGGATACGAATCATCTCATATCGTTCGTCAGCTCGCAGACTAGCGATTTCTTCGCTCAGTTTCACGACCTCACGTGGCTCGATGTAGACCGTGTTTCCACTGGCAGAGATGTCATGGACAACACCTGCAATCTTATTGCGATAGGTGTTCTTGACTGGTAAGACTTGACGGCCATTTCGGCTAGCGATTATGCCTTCCGTCAACATCTGCGCTTTTTGCTTGAGTAAGTCTTGCAAGACATCTCGAACTTGACTCTCGCTATCATGGATTTTCCGACGGATACGTGCTAGCTCTTCACTGGCGAAATTTTCGATAAATCCTGCATCATTTAGGGCTTGGAGACTCCCTTGCAAGTGTGGGAAATCATGTAGTTTTTCAAACCATCTCGCCAACTGCTCCAAGCGTACGTTTTCGAGATTGGTATAAAAGCCTTGCAACTCTCTGCTAGCCAGCAAGACTCGTTTGAGGAGCAGGAACTCCTCAATATTGAGGTCCGCTCCCATCTCCAGACGCTTACAGACAGCTGAAATCTCACGTGTCGCTAGGATGGTAAAGTGGGGTTGCTCCACAAAAAGGGCTTGCATTTCCTCCATCTCTGTAAAGGCTTGCTTGATCTTGTCCACCTTGGCAGTTGGAGCCAAGCCTTTTAGCTCCTCTAGTCCTTGTTCTGTCAAGAGATGCGGTTCAAACAAGGCTTTGATTTTATTAAATTCTAAGGTTTCTAGTATTTTTGTATTCATATTCTTTCCTTGTATGCTTGTTTATAAGATTATAGCAACTAGAGGTTTTGACCTAGTCCCCCAATCTGTAAACAAAGGGCTAGGAAAAATCCCGCCCTTTTTATCCGATTAAATTTGTCACCCAAAGTTGTTTGATAAGGTTTGTCGTAAAAGGGACACTTTGGATGATGTGTTTGGCTACTATACTTTTTTCGAGTGAATTTTGAATGACTGCCAGAGGTACTGTTGCAAGGATGGTCAGAGCCATTTGCAAGACAAATAAGGTTACCAATAGAGACAAAACGCCTGATCCGATACGCAACCATTTGACATCAAGCTTTTTAGTTGGAATCAAGTGCAGGAACAAACCGATAAAACGTCCGATAGTGTAGCAAATCCCAAAAACTAGAAGATAGGCTAGACCCGCATAAAAGACCTTGTCTAGATGAAACAGCTGGTCTGAAGGGAAGAAAAAGGTTCCCTGTCCTTCCTGAGGATTGGCATAAGGGACAAGCAAGTGGAAGTGGTCGCCCAGTGATTTATAAAACTGTCCCGCAACAAAGGCTGAAATCACTGCCACGAGGAAATAATAAACTTGCAGGACCAAACCTCTACGGTAGCCGATATAAAAGCCCCAAGCCAGAACCAATAAGAGTAGGATTGAAATCATAGGGAGTCCTCAATCTTGCTCTGTTCTTGTTTGACAGCAATCAACTTGTGGCGGAGTTCTAACAACTCTTGCTCCTTGTCATCAAATTCAATCTCACGGTTGAGTTGTGTAGACAGACAATTAACCGCCAAAAGAAGCGCAATGGTTTCATCATCCGCCCCAGGCATTTGTTCTTTAATTGCTTGGTATTTTTCAGTCGCAACCTTGGCAATTTCCTCCATAAAGAGGTTGTCATGCTCGGTTGTCAAGGTTAATGTCTTTTTTCCGAATGTAAACTTATATCGATTTAGATTTGCCATAAAATTCACCTCACGATATTATACCAAATTTCGCTAACTTTGTCAGTTTTTACCAATTCTCCTGCTTTTGTGGTACAATAGAGACTATGGCAAGTATCACACTCACACCAAGTGAACAGGAAATTCAGAGCTTTTTAAGTCAGTATCAGAAGGCTCTCAGTCCTAGTAAAAATCCTTATATTCGCTATTTTTTGCGACTGCCTCAGGCAACGGTTTCCATCTATACTTCTGGAAAAGTCCTCCTGCAAGGCGAAGCTGCTGAGCACTACGCCAATTTCTTTGGCTATCAGGTTCGACAAGAAAACAGTGGACAAGATTTTCCTATAATCGGTACCGATGAGGTGGGAAATGGTTCCTACTTTGGGGGGCTAGCTGTTGTGGCTTCCTTTGTGACACCTGATCAGCACGACTTCTTGCGAAAATTCGGCGTAGGGGATTCAAAAACCTTGACTGACCAAAAGATTCGTCAGATTGCCCCTATCCTCAAGGAAAAAATCCAGCACCAAGCGCTCCTCCTTTCACCGAGCAAGTACAACGAAGTTATCGGAGAGCGTTACAATGCTGTTTCTGTAAAGGTTGCCCTTCACAATCAGGCTATCTTTCTCCTGCTTCAAAAAGGAATCCAGCCAGAAAAAATCGTGATTGACGCTTTTACAAGTCCTAAAAACTATAACAAGTACTTGGCACAAGAAGCCAACCGTTTTCCAAACAAAATTAGCTTAGAAGAAAAAGCCGAGGGCAAATACCTGGCTGTTGCAGTTAGCTCCATCATCGCGCGTGATCTCTTCCTCGAAAACTTGGAAAATCTCGGACGAGAACTAGGCTATCAACTGCCAAGTGGCGCTGGAACTGCATCTGATAAGGTTGCTAGCAAAATCCTTCAAGCCTATGGTATGAAGGGACTTCATTTCTGTGCCAAACTGCATTTTAAAAACACTGAAAAAGCCAAAACACTTCTAGAAAGGTGAATCATGAATTCGTTTAAAACATTTCTAAAAGAATGGGGAGTTTTCTTCCTGATTATCGCACTGGTCGGTCTTAGCCGTATCTTTCTTTGGAGCAATGTTCGTGTGGAAGGACACTCTATGGACCCTACCCTAGCCGACGGAGAAGTTCTCTTCGTTGTCAAACACCTCCCAATTGACCGCTTCGACATCGTGGTTGCGCACGAGGAAGACGGAAATAAAGACATTGTCAAAAGGGTTATCGGCATGCCTGGTGATACCATCCGCTACGAAAATGACAAACTCTTTATCAACGGTGAAGAAACGAATGAACCTTACCTAGCTGAATATCTCAACTTGTTCAAAACAGAAAAGTTACAAAACACCTATACTGGCAAAGGATTTGAAGGCAATAAGGGAGTTTACTTTAGAGAACTTGCTCAAAAGGCACAGGCTTTTACAGTTGATGTCAATTCCAATACCAGCTTCAGCTTTACTGTCCCTCAAGGCGAATACCTTCTCCTTGGTGACGATCGTCTAGTCTCTAGCGACAGCCGCCATGTCGGTACCTTCAAGGCAAGCGATATAAAAGGTGAAGCAAAATTCCGTTTCTGGCCACTTAACCGTATCGGAACTTTTTAAGATAAGGAAGAGGCCGAGAATGCTAAGTCTTAGCCTCTTTTTCTATTGCGAGAAGAAGACCTTTTAGTCTCCTAGCTTGTTGAAAGAAGCTAAGGGTACAACTCTCACGAACTCATGTAAAGGAAACCTATGGAAGTTTATTTTTCAGGCACCATTGAACGGATTATTTTTGAAAATCCCAGTAATTTTTATCGCATTCTCCTCCTAGATATTGAAGATACGGACGCAGAGGACTTTGACGATTTTGAAATCATCGTTACAGGAACCATGGCGGACGTGATTGAAGGGGAAGACTACACTTTTTGGGGGCAAATCGTTCAGCACTCCAAGTATGGGGAACAGCTTCAGATCAGCCGTTATGAACGCGCAAAACCAACTAGCAAGGGCCTCGTCAAGTACTTTTCCAGCAGCCATTTCAAAGGAATTGGTCTCAAAACGGCCCAAAAAATCGTTGATAGCTATGGTGACAATACCATTGATGAAATTCTGGAACATCCTGAAAAGCTAGAAGGCATCTCAGGACTCTCTGCCAAAAACCGTGAGGCTTTTGTTTCCACTCTTCGTCTTAACTACGGAACCGAGATGGTCTTAGCTAAACTAGCTAACTACGGCATTCCCAATAAACTGGCCTTTCAGATTCAAGACTTTTACAAGGAAAAAACGCTGGATATTGTCGAAAACTATCCCTACCAACTGGTTGAAGATATCAAAGGATTGGGTTTTACCATTGCTGACCAATTAGCTGCCGAACTAGGTATCGAAAGCCAAGCTCCTGAACGCTTCCGTGCTGGCCTTGTCCACAGTCTTTTTCAGGGATGTATGGATACGGGCGATACCTATATGGAGGCCCGAGATTTGCTGGAACAAACCCTGACTCTCCTCGAGTCTTCCCGTCCCGTGGAACTCGATCCCAGCCAAGTAGCTCAGGAATTATCTCATTTGATTGAAGAAGACAAGGTTCAGCAGATTGATACCAAAATCTTTGATAATAGCCTCTTTTTCGCTGAAGAAGGCATCCGCAGTCACTTGGTTCGTATCCTTGAAAAAGGAAAACAAAAGAGTCATGATTTGGAAACCATTCAAAAGCATATCGATACTGTCGAGCAAGAACTGGGGATTCAGTACGATAGCATTCAAAAACAGGCTATCTGCGACGCTATCCAGAACAAGGTCTTTATCCTGACAGGTGGACCTGGTACTGGTAAGACGACTGTTATCAATGGGATTATCGCTGTCTATGCCCTGCTTGAAGGACTCGATCTCAAGAAAAAGAGCAACTTACCTATTCTTCTCGCTGCCCCAACTGGTCGAGCAGCTCGGCGCATGAATGAATTGACAGGTTTGCCTAGCGCGACCATACACCGCCATTTGGGAATGACGGGGGACGATGATACCAGCCATCTGGAAGATTATCTAGATGCCGACTTTATCATTGTAGATGAGTTTTCCATGGTGGATACTTGGCTAGCCAACCAACTCTTCTCCAACATCTCTTCTAACAGTAAAATTCTCATCGTGGGTGATAGCGACCAGCTACCTTCTGTCAGTCCTGGACAAGTCCTGGCTGACCTGCTCCAGATACCCCTGATTCCGCAGACTCGCTTGGAACGGATTTACCGTCAGAGCGAAGAATCAACTATCGTTACCTTGGCTAGTCAAATTCGAAAGGGAATCTTGCCAGCTGACTTTACCCAGAAAAAAGCTGACCGTTCCTACTTTGAAATTGCTAGTGGCCATATCCCAGCTACCATTGAGAAAATTCTTAGTGCTGCCCTCAGAAGTGGTATTTTGGCTCGCGATATTCAAGTGCTAGCGCCTATGTATCGAGGAACTGCTGGCATTGACGCCATCAACCAGCTTATGCAAGACCTGCTCAATCCTCAGCAAAAAGGACAAGTTAGCTTTGAAGCAACTCAGTGTCACTATCGAACAGGAGACAAGGTCATTCACCTAGTCAACGATGCCGAAGTCAATGTCTTTAATGGAGACATAGGCTACATCACAGACCTGATTCCTGGAAAATACACTGAGTCCAAACAAGACGAGATTGTCATTGATTTTGATGGCAATGAAGTCGTCTACCCACGTAACGAATGGTACAAGATTCGACTAGCCTACGCCATGAGTATCCATAAGTCTCAGGGAAGTGAGTTTCCCGTTGTCATCCTGCCCATCACCAGTGCTAGCAAGCGCATGCTAGAGCGAAATCTCATCTACACAGCCATTACACGGGCCAAGAGCAAGCTCATCCTTCTTGGCGAGTTACAGGCCTTTGACTATGCAGTCAAGCATATCGGGACTGCTCGCAAGACCTATCTGATTGAACGCTTCAGTGATTTAATTGAAAATAATATTGAAGAAAGTAAACAAGCCTTCTCTGAAACTGCCACAGCAAGTGACTCTGAACACTCCTACATCCTCACCGAGGAAAACTGGTCTAGCATCCCAGCCATGATCGGGATTACAGATGCAGACTTAAAAGAGATTTTTGGAAAATAGTGCAACAGAAAACCCACCTAGACAGGTGGGCTTTTTCTCTTTTAAAATTATTTTACTGTTGCTGTGCTTGTGATCAATTCAACAGCTTTTTTAATAGTGATATCGTGTTTCAACATGTCAGCTGAAAGCAAGTTTTGTACTTGTGCAACTTCCATGTTGTAGTCTGCTGCCAATTGCTCGATTTCTTTTTGGATTTCTTCTTCTGAAGCGTCAAATCCTTCAGCTTTCGCAACTGCTTCGATAACAAGGTTAGTCTTAGTGCGTGACTCAGCTTCTGCTTCATATTGTTTGTGAAGGTCTTCTTGAGTAGTTCCAGTGATTTGGAAGTACATGTCAGGGTTGATACCTTGACGTTGCAAGTTTCCAAGGAACTCATTTACTGAGCGGTGAACTTCTTCGTGGATCATTTCTTCTGGAAGTTCTACGATTTCAGCGTTTTCTACAGCTTTATCGATTGCTGCACCTTCAACGGCATCTTTGTAAGCTTCTTCTTTCGCAGCAGTCAATTCTTTGCGGTATTTTTCTTTCAATTCGTCAAGAGTTTCCACTTCTTCGTCGATATCTTTTGCAAGTTCATCGTCAAGAGCTGGAACTTCTTTAGCTTTTACTTCGTGAATAGTTGTCACGAATTTAGCTTCTTTACCTGCAAGATCTTCTGCTTGGTAGTCTTCTGGGAATGTTACGATAACATCAACAGTTTCGCCAGCTGAGTGTCCAACCAATTGGTCTTCAAAACCAGGGATGAATTGACCTGATCCAAGTCCAAGTGAGAAGTTTTCACCTTTTCCACCGTCAAATTCAACACCGTCGATAGAACCAACGAAGTCGATGACAACAGTGTCGCCATTTTCAGCAGCACCTTCTTTGATAACCAATTCAGCCAAGTTGTTGCGTTCGCGTTCGATACGCTCTTCAACGTCAGCGTCTGTTACTTCTTTTTCTACATCTACTGATACTTCAAGGTTTTTGTAGTCACCCAATTTAACTTCAGGTTTTGTCACGACTTCAGCAGTGATAACCCAGTCTTGACCTTTTTCCATTGAAGTCACGTCAATTTTTGGTTGTGCAACTACTTCAAGACCAGCTTCTTTTACAGCTGCTTCATAAGCGTTTGGCAAAAGTGCGTTCATTGCATCTTGATAAAGAGCTTCTTCACCAAATTTTTGGTCGAAGATAGGGCGTGGAAGGTGACCTTTACGGAAACCAGGAACGTTAAGAGTTTTCTTTACTGAGTTAAATACACGGTCCAATTCTGGTTTGATTTGGTCTTGAGAGATAGTGAAAGTCAAAACACCACGGTTTGTTTCTTTGTTTTCAAATGATACAGACATTCTGTCATTTCTCCTTAAAATTTTTAATACAGTCCATTATACCATATAATAGCGACTTTTTTCAAGTAATGAATGCGCTTTTCAATAGTGCTAGAGGTACTTGCTCGCTTCCTTGATACTAAGTTCAGCCATTCTTTTCTTATTTTTTTCAATAAAACGTGCTACCCATTCGGGATTGGTTTTAGAGTAGTCTCTTAGAGTCCAGCCGATGGCTTTGTTGATGAAAAATTCTGTCTGGTCCAGATTGTTGAGCAGGATCTTTTCCATCAGTTGGACATTCGTTTTCTCTTTTCTTAACAACTGGTGGTCAATAGCGACTCGTCTCAGCCAGATATTGTCTGAGAGGCTCCATTTTAAAAGCACTTCTTCAAGTTCCGGATGGTCGGCTACCAAACTTCCTACTACTCGGTCTAGGATATCTACCGTGTCCCACCAAGACTTGGTCACGACCAGGTACTCAAGCTTAGGCAAATCATCCTTCGCTAGATAAGATTGCATAGCTTTCAAATAGTTGGCAGCTACATATTGGTATTCTCTAGGCTCCTTTTCCCAGCAGATATCTACAAAATCCCAGTCAATAACTCTTGTTTTTTTCGCGCTTGGAAAGTACTTTTTATAGAGAGCATTTCTTTCAGGACCTGCAATGCCTAGAAAGGGAAATTGATGGCGCATATAGGCTTCCATGGGGCCTGCTTTTTTCGGATTTTTTGCTGCTTCTAGCTCCTCAAGTAAATCTGCAAGACTCATCTAAAATTCCTCCTGCCCGACCAAGTGGTGCTGGAAGGCATAGACCGCTGCCTGAGTCCGATCACTGACCTCAAGTTTGGCTAGGATGTTGGACACATGGGTCTTGACCGTCTTGAGAGAGATAAAGAGTTCATCTGCAATCCGCTGATTTTCGTAGCCCTTGGCGATGAGTTGAAGTACGTCTCGTTCACGCGCAGTCAGCTCCTCATGAAGCTCCATATGATTACGGTGGTATTCGACTTTCTTGCTGACCTCTTGTTCAATGGCCAGCTCGCCAGCAGCCACCTTACGGACAGCATGGAGCAATTCATCTGCACTTGAAGTCTTAAGCATATAGCCTTTGGCACCAGCATTCAAGACTGGCATGATTTTTTCATTGTCCAAGTAAGAGGTCACAATCAAGATTTTGGCTTCAGGCCATTCTTTGAGGATGGCCAAGGTAGCATCAATCCCATTCATCTCAGGCATGACAATATCCATGACAATGACATCTGGGCGCAGTTCCAAGGCCAAGTCAATACCTTGAGCCCCATTGGCAGCCTCGCCCACAACTTCCACATCGTCTTGGAGATCAAAATAGCTTTTCAAGCCCAATCGAACCATTTCATGGTCGTCTACCAGTAAAATTTTCATCTCTACTCCTTTATGATTCCTTGTCTAGCAGGGGAATACGGATATCAACTGCCAGTCCTTGCTTAGGTGCTGTCAAGAGTTGAACAGTCCCTGCCATATCCTCGACCCGCTCCTTAATATTTCGCAGCCCATAACTCAAGTCATCTAAACTCCCTAACTGGAAACCAATCCCATTGTCCACCACCTTCAGCTGCAATTCAACATCCGTCTGATAGAGGTAGACATCTAGACAAGAGGCCTGAGCATGGCGAAGGGTATTGCTGATCAACTCCTGCAAAATGCGGAAGATATGTTCTTCAATCTTCTTGGGCAATTTAGACACATTTTGCTTGAGACTGACCTTGAGATCGCTCTTGTCCTCAAGCTCTTTTAAGAGGATTTGAATCCCCTCAACCAAACTCTTTTCTTCCAACTCTACAGGTCGCAAATGTAGTAGCAAGACCCGCAGATCTTTCTGGGCTGTCTCTAGGATGGCCGCGACACTTTGCAACTGGGTCTGCATCTTTTCTCTATCCAGCTTCAAAGCCTGCTGACTGACACCTGATAAAATCATGTGAGCCGCAAATAACTCCTGACTAACCGTATCGTGCAAGTCACGTGCAATCCGCTTTCTTTCTTTCTCTATGATTTCTTCTTCCTTGACGAGGCCTTGATTTTCAACCTTTTGAACAGCCTCAGTCAAGAGATTGAGCTTGCCAGACAAGGACTTGAAGCTGGCATCCAAGTCTGGATCTGCAAAGGAAACTACCTCTTTTCCTGCTAGTAGTCGCTTGAGATTAACCTGCATTTTTCTGCGAGAGACTTCTTCTATCACACGCCAAAAGAGGACAAAAAAGAAGGTCATGGAAAGGCTAAAGACCAAGATCAAGAAGATGAGTTTCTCTGTTTTCTCGATATCCTGTAGCAAATAGGACCAATCAAGATTTAAAATATCAAGCAGACTATTGGTTAAAAAGAGGATAAAAAGGAGAGAAGTCAGGCCGATTATCAGATAGGATTGCTTTTTCATCCTCTGACCACCTCCACATCGCCAACCATAGTAGTTAGGAAAATTTTGACGCTCTTGTTACTCTTGAGATAGTCTCTGGTCTCCTGATGATAGTGTTCATTGCGAAGGGATTTCTTAGGTTGATGAAGGAAGGTAAGATCTCCATAGAGGCAGTTGACACTGAGGCTGATTTCCACATCTACAGGTACGATAATCCTAGTCGTTCCGACCATCTTTCTAAGGATAATGACATTGTCATGATTGGTTAGGATAACTCTTTCTAGATGAATGGTGTCCTTGCCCATGAGGCGAAAGAGG from Streptococcus oralis includes these protein-coding regions:
- a CDS encoding sensor histidine kinase produces the protein MKKQSYLIIGLTSLLFILFLTNSLLDILNLDWSYLLQDIEKTEKLIFLILVFSLSMTFFFVLFWRVIEEVSRRKMQVNLKRLLAGKEVVSFADPDLDASFKSLSGKLNLLTEAVQKVENQGLVKEEEIIEKERKRIARDLHDTVSQELFAAHMILSGVSQQALKLDREKMQTQLQSVAAILETAQKDLRVLLLHLRPVELEEKSLVEGIQILLKELEDKSDLKVSLKQNVSKLPKKIEEHIFRILQELISNTLRHAQASCLDVYLYQTDVELQLKVVDNGIGFQLGSLDDLSYGLRNIKERVEDMAGTVQLLTAPKQGLAVDIRIPLLDKES